The following are encoded in a window of bacterium genomic DNA:
- a CDS encoding AmpG family muropeptide MFS transporter, producing MPGPSSSRTARLKDALSVYADWRMAKILLIGFISGFPWVLIGSMITLWLQEAGFSRSGIGLFGLVFTVYAFNMLWAPLVDSIRIPLLTRALGQRRSWIVAMQGIIALAVVSLSRLDPTQDLIAISAWALLIAIASATQDVAIDATRIELIGRMEARKVGAGSAMATSGWWAGYGLGGSLALFSAQALQNRGIEGYWPATYLVTLAVIGVSVAALLRFVEEPPRAERETGQSEDVSRMRELLVATSASGLSARMVRILFGRAAFAATSIAALLLALLVYPYAGASLVSWIGGGTGLGLVALFAVFLTAALILWALLYLLKEVVVRRGGGGADALARGYSIYYMPVARFLKNHGVRVGAIIIATIILFKVGEAFLGRMSLVFYKEIGFSKADIALYQKGLGTISVCIFSVIGSLINARYGLFRGIFLSGVAMASTNLLFALLAAHPVKWLFTCAVVTDQFTTAISTVAFVAFISQLCDRTYTATQYAAFASLGNLSRTTLSAGSGIVVDALGGNWTLFFVITTVMVVPSLLLLLVLRKDLQPLMEGQTTKFI from the coding sequence ATGCCCGGACCGAGCAGCTCACGAACGGCGCGACTGAAGGACGCCCTGTCGGTCTACGCCGACTGGCGGATGGCCAAGATCCTGCTCATCGGTTTCATAAGTGGCTTCCCGTGGGTGTTGATCGGCTCGATGATCACCCTCTGGCTGCAGGAGGCGGGTTTCAGCCGCAGCGGCATCGGGCTGTTCGGGTTGGTCTTCACAGTCTACGCCTTCAACATGCTGTGGGCGCCTCTGGTGGATAGCATCCGGATCCCGCTCTTGACGCGCGCTCTCGGCCAGCGCCGGTCCTGGATCGTCGCCATGCAGGGCATCATCGCGCTCGCGGTCGTCTCCCTCTCCAGGCTCGATCCGACGCAGGACCTCATCGCAATCTCCGCTTGGGCGCTGCTGATTGCCATCGCCAGCGCGACTCAGGACGTCGCCATCGACGCCACCAGAATCGAGCTCATCGGCCGGATGGAAGCCCGGAAGGTCGGCGCGGGATCGGCGATGGCGACCTCCGGGTGGTGGGCCGGGTACGGCCTTGGCGGTTCGCTGGCGCTGTTCAGCGCCCAGGCGCTTCAGAACCGCGGCATCGAGGGCTACTGGCCCGCGACCTATCTGGTGACGCTCGCGGTTATAGGGGTGAGCGTCGCAGCGTTGTTGCGTTTCGTCGAGGAGCCGCCCCGGGCGGAGCGGGAGACGGGCCAGTCCGAGGATGTCAGCCGGATGAGGGAGCTCCTCGTCGCCACCAGCGCCAGCGGCCTCTCGGCGCGCATGGTAAGAATTCTCTTCGGCCGAGCGGCGTTCGCCGCCACTTCGATCGCCGCTCTTCTGCTGGCTCTGCTCGTTTATCCCTATGCCGGGGCGAGCCTCGTGTCCTGGATCGGCGGGGGGACCGGGCTGGGGCTTGTTGCTCTCTTTGCCGTCTTCCTGACCGCCGCCCTGATCCTCTGGGCGCTGCTTTATCTGCTCAAGGAGGTCGTGGTGCGGCGCGGCGGCGGGGGCGCCGACGCTCTGGCCCGTGGCTACTCGATCTACTACATGCCGGTGGCGCGCTTCCTCAAGAATCACGGCGTGCGGGTCGGCGCAATCATCATCGCCACTATCATCCTGTTCAAGGTGGGCGAGGCTTTCCTAGGCCGGATGTCGCTGGTGTTCTACAAGGAGATCGGGTTCTCGAAAGCCGATATCGCCCTTTACCAGAAGGGACTCGGCACGATTTCGGTGTGCATTTTTTCCGTGATCGGCAGCCTGATCAATGCTCGCTACGGCCTGTTTCGCGGGATCTTCCTGAGCGGCGTGGCGATGGCCTCCACGAACTTGCTGTTCGCCCTGTTGGCGGCCCACCCGGTGAAGTGGCTCTTTACCTGCGCGGTCGTTACCGATCAGTTCACCACCGCGATCTCCACCGTCGCCTTCGTCGCCTTCATCTCGCAGCTCTGCGACCGCACCTACACCGCGACCCAGTACGCCGCGTTCGCATCGCTCGGGAACCTGTCTCGAACGACGCTTTCGGCCGGCAGCGGCATCGTGGTCGATGCTCTGGGTGGCAACTGGACGCTCTTCTTCGTCATCACTACCGTCATGGTGGTCCCCAGCCTCTTGCTCCTGCTCGTGCTGCGCAAGGATCTTCAGCCGCTGATGGAAGGGCAGACGACGAAGTTCATTTAG
- a CDS encoding helix-turn-helix transcriptional regulator: MNSSALDKWLSQLRKGSLEMVVLASLRDEKLYGLEILRRLAALEVVEGTLYPLLNRLRKDGYLESEWETRDSGHPRRYYRLTRAGRVRAIEMAKRWTTYNRELRELMQPLIEEG, encoded by the coding sequence ATGAATAGCTCTGCTCTGGATAAATGGCTGTCCCAGCTGCGCAAAGGCTCTCTGGAAATGGTGGTTCTGGCCTCGCTGCGGGACGAGAAACTCTACGGCCTGGAGATCCTGAGGCGCTTGGCCGCGCTCGAGGTGGTCGAGGGCACGCTTTACCCGTTGCTGAACCGCTTGCGAAAGGACGGGTACCTCGAGTCCGAGTGGGAGACGCGCGACTCGGGGCACCCACGCCGGTACTACCGGCTGACAAGAGCCGGCCGTGTCCGCGCCATAGAGATGGCGAAGCGCTGGACGACGTACAACCGGGAGCTGCGCGAGCTTATGCAGCCCCTGATCGAAGAGGGATAG